TCAATGCTATCCGGTGAAGATGAAGAGGGATGCTCATCCGGGGAGGAAGCTCCACCATGCGAACGTCCCGATACTTCAGGACCTCATCCAAGATGGTGGCCGACAGGCGCACCCTGACCAGCGTGGTGGTGGGTTGATTGACCCGGTCGAGGACCGTAGCGCCCTTCGTCTTGCACCAATCCTCGAAAGACTTGAGCATGGCCGTGCGCTGGTCATGGCGGTCCAGTGGCCAGAGCTCGACGTCCACCACGAAACTGGGGGTCTTGGGAACGCCCTCCAGAAAAAGTGCCCGCCCCATTCGCTCTTCAGGCCGCCAGACCCCGAAGGACCTGATGGCGAAGAGGATGTCCTGACGTTTCGGCGTTCCCTCCTTGGCGAGAATCGAAAGCCTGCTCTCGAACTCTGCGCGTCCCTTCTCATCGGCGAAGAGAACGACCACTGACCGGTCTTCCTGGGAAACGACTTGCAGACCTTCAATGGCCTCGAGTTCGCCAGAATCCAAGCCCTCGACTTCAAGGCGGAGAAGGAGCCTTTCATCGAAGCCCGGCACCTCTTCTTCAGCGCGCTCACTGCTCGTCTCAAGCTGCTCAAGAAGCTGTTGAGCGTAAGCGACCTTGTTGTCCGGGGCTTTGACCCCCCCGAATCCAGGTCGAGTTCTCCGTTCGGTGACAGGTTCCTGCCGTTCAAACGGCAGGTGATCGAGCTGTTCGGCCACTCTTCCCCCTCAATTGTCCGTAGCTCTGGCGCTTCGTGACGAGCCTCAGACGTTTCTCTTCACGCCCGCGTGCCTCCTCCAAGAGGTCGGGGGTGAGGAACTCCCGCTCTTTGAGGACCATCAGCTTGATGGCGCGGATGACGACCCGTTCCACGTCGGCGTGCGACATCCCCTTGAACCCGTGGAGAAAGTCACGGTTCGAGATGGGGAGCTCGTGCCGAACGCTTCTCAGCTTCGTGACCAGCAGTTCCTTGACCTGCTCAAGCGTCGGCTTGTCGAAATGGAGGACATCGTCAAAGCGCCGCCAGATGGCCAAGTCGAGCATCTGCTCGTGGTTCGTGGCCGCGATGATGAGGCTCCGTCCCCGGAAGCTGTCGAGCATCTGGAGGAAGGCGTTGACGACTCTCTTCAGTTCCCCATGCTCGGAGGAATCCTCACGCTCCTTCCCGATAGCATCGAACTCATCAAAAAGGGCGACGACGTGTTCTCGCTCTAGGAACTCGAAGACCTTACGCAGGTTGGCGGCCGTTTCCCCCAAGAAGGAAGAGACGACAGCATCGAAGCGGATGACGGCGATCTCAAGGCTCAATTCCGCAGCGATGACTTCCGCCGCCGTCGTCTTTCCACAACCTGGGGGACCACAGAAGAGAAGTCGGCTTGCTGGCCTTAGGCCGTAGCTTGCTAGCACCTCTCTGCGTCCATGCTCGATAAGAACCTCGTCGAGAATGGAGCGGTTCTCGTCCGCAAGAACGATATCCTGAAGAGTCCGCACCGGCTCGCGGATGCTGACCAGGTCGAGGCCGCGCTCCGCATCCCGAGGGACGTCACGGATGGGTCGAATCTGGCTCGGAACCTTCTGCGGAGAGGTCTCCCCATAGAGCACACGCTCAAGGTCATTGGCGAGGAGGTGATGCTTCTTGGCCCGCTCATCGCGGATGACCTCTTCGGCGGCACGACGGAAGGAGTCTCCATCGCCCTGGGCACCTGCCTTGATGAGCTGTCTGAGCAGTCGTCCTTCCGCCACGTGCATTCCCTCTGGGTGTCGTCCGACCATAGTAACGACCTCGGCTGACACCCACCTGCTCCATCATCGACTAGAGCGACCGTACAGACCAGCCCTCAGTGGCCTGCCCTCCTGCTGCAACCGCTGCCGCCCCGCGTCCTGTCCGGATAGGTCGCCTGCCTTGCGGCCGAGGCGCACAGGATGTTCACCGGCAGAGTGCTCCCGCGCCAGTTCCTGGCCAAGTGCGTTGGAGATCTCCTCCACCTACCCGGCGCCCGGTCCAAGACCCACAACTTGACCGTAACTGAGCCCTGGGCCTCGGTCCTCCATCGCGTCCAGTTCCACTACAAGGCGCCAACGGGATGGATTCCAGAGGCCACACCATAGCCTCGTCGGCGCTTCGCGCTTGGAGCACAGCAGGGCCGCCCCCGCCGAGGAATCTCCATCAGCTCCATGCAGACCGGTAATCCGTGAGTACGGCCCGTTAAAACCTGCGTGCTCTTTGGCATAAGGGCCCTGGTGGGCATTTCCGCTGATGTTCTGGCTGGTCGGCCAGTGCGTCTTCATCCAATCCCACCGAGGAGGAATTCAGATGGAACACGTCAGCCTCTCCGCTGAACTGGGGGAAATCTGTTATGCCATCGAGGGCGCCCACTGGATCGCGGACAGCGTCGCCATGGGCGCGGTACCCGACCCGGACCGGACGCACAGCGCGCCCGTCATCATCAGCGCCATCCTGCAGCTGGAGGAGAACAGGCCATTCTCCTCCAGCTGCGCGATACGCGCGTCTCGGGCATCCACCTCCACCATGCCCTGGCTACACCACGCCTGACGTCCTCTTGTCCAGCACCACGTTTCCGGTCACATTGGGCTTGCCCCGCACCGGCGGGATGGCTTCCACCAGTTTGAGCAGCTGGGTGATGTCGTGGCTGTTGGCCGCCGTCAGCTCCAGCGCAAGTGGGGTGCCTTCAGCGTCCGTCAGCAGGTGGTGCTTGCAACACCGTTTACGTCGGTCGACGGGGCTGGGGCCCGTCTTGCGACCGCCACCTGGAGCGCGCAGATGCGCGCTGTCTACCAGCGCCCGCTCCCAGTGAAGCAACCCTCGCGATTGCATCTCGACCAGCAGCGACTCCACCTGGGCGAAGCGGACTACGCGGTCCAAGCCATCGCTCGTCTCCTTCCGCTCATCCTCCCAGCGGTGTCACAAGTCGAAGTCGCCCAGATCCCCGCCGAGGTCATCCCCGAAGCCAGCATCGTCGGCCGCCACGTCCTCCCCCTGGGCCGACTCCTGCCCGCCCTCCTCTCCCCAGCCGCCTC
This is a stretch of genomic DNA from Archangium violaceum. It encodes these proteins:
- a CDS encoding AAA family ATPase gives rise to the protein MSAEVVTMVGRHPEGMHVAEGRLLRQLIKAGAQGDGDSFRRAAEEVIRDERAKKHHLLANDLERVLYGETSPQKVPSQIRPIRDVPRDAERGLDLVSIREPVRTLQDIVLADENRSILDEVLIEHGRREVLASYGLRPASRLLFCGPPGCGKTTAAEVIAAELSLEIAVIRFDAVVSSFLGETAANLRKVFEFLEREHVVALFDEFDAIGKEREDSSEHGELKRVVNAFLQMLDSFRGRSLIIAATNHEQMLDLAIWRRFDDVLHFDKPTLEQVKELLVTKLRSVRHELPISNRDFLHGFKGMSHADVERVVIRAIKLMVLKEREFLTPDLLEEARGREEKRLRLVTKRQSYGQLRGKSGRTARSPAV